A genomic window from Halobaculum sp. MBLA0147 includes:
- a CDS encoding CPBP family intramembrane glutamic endopeptidase, whose protein sequence is MTRSTETTAERETTEPSTTTGETSDDGVTGVVGTLLWNDTESRPRAPVRVLGVYVASFVGIFLLPGLLLTGISLPPSVNGAATNLVAAGVALAIVVVSAKYVDGRTLAAYGLARSPATVRDFLAGGLVGTLGAATTLSVSLVAGWATVAAVFSPGTGSTTSPFGLAMLGYVCQWLFVAFWEELIFRGLITTYTVEGLRDRLSDRRALVGGVVVAAVIFSAGHFPQSAAAFLHRAILGAVLGAAYVWTGSLALPVGLHFAVNFTQNNVFGQAAAADGASVLPMVIRPTFTGPEWAVGLYGVVNVAGGLLLLVAVAGYVVVVHESLGDRLPSTL, encoded by the coding sequence ATGACCCGATCGACCGAGACGACTGCGGAACGGGAGACGACAGAACCGAGCACCACCACTGGTGAGACGAGCGACGACGGGGTGACCGGAGTCGTCGGCACACTCCTGTGGAACGATACGGAGTCACGTCCGCGTGCACCGGTTCGAGTCCTCGGGGTGTACGTGGCCTCGTTCGTCGGCATATTCCTCCTCCCCGGTCTCCTGCTGACCGGGATCTCACTCCCTCCCTCGGTGAACGGTGCCGCGACCAACCTCGTCGCTGCCGGGGTCGCGCTGGCTATCGTCGTCGTCTCTGCGAAGTACGTCGACGGGCGAACGCTGGCGGCGTACGGACTGGCTCGGTCGCCGGCGACGGTTCGAGACTTCCTCGCCGGAGGGCTCGTCGGCACACTCGGGGCGGCGACGACACTGTCGGTGAGCCTCGTCGCCGGCTGGGCGACGGTCGCCGCGGTGTTTTCGCCGGGGACCGGCTCGACCACGTCGCCGTTCGGTCTCGCGATGCTCGGATACGTCTGCCAGTGGCTGTTCGTCGCGTTCTGGGAGGAGCTGATCTTCCGTGGGCTGATCACGACGTACACCGTCGAGGGACTCCGGGACCGTCTGTCGGATCGGCGGGCACTCGTCGGAGGCGTCGTCGTGGCAGCGGTGATCTTCAGTGCCGGTCACTTCCCGCAGTCGGCGGCAGCGTTCCTCCACAGGGCTATCTTGGGTGCCGTCCTCGGAGCCGCGTACGTCTGGACGGGGTCACTGGCGCTCCCAGTCGGACTCCACTTCGCGGTGAACTTCACACAGAACAACGTCTTCGGCCAAGCGGCCGCCGCCGACGGAGCGTCGGTGCTCCCGATGGTGATCCGCCCGACGTTCACCGGGCCAGAGTGGGCGGTGGGGCTGTACGGCGTGGTCAACGTCGCCGGCGGTCTCCTCCTGCTCGTCGCCGTCGCCGGGTACGTGGTCGTCGTCCACGAGAGTCTCGGTGACCGGCTCCCGTCGACTCTCTGA
- a CDS encoding CPBP family intramembrane glutamic endopeptidase, translating to MSTITDAVKRHPIVTFLLVTFGWSLGADAIAYSLYGRSPPTLAIVVRAWGPLVGALVTAGLSDASVRDLLGQVRRLRHAPRYYLVALTVPILFNSAGAVVYVASGVDVKLLNVSPVSFVVSFLVVLLLAGGLEEFGWRGFMQPRLQREYAAGTAAVVTGLAWVLWHSTFFAVFDFQRYLSSVEGFTIYLVEIVAFSVLLAWIYNKTSGGLALALVMHAAHNWGPLIVPADTAPGGVERLAEFAPPVAAVVVVVVIVAVDGWERLADSSPDPDVGRAPATADD from the coding sequence ATGTCAACGATCACTGACGCCGTGAAACGTCACCCGATCGTGACGTTTCTGCTCGTCACGTTCGGTTGGTCGCTCGGCGCCGATGCCATCGCGTACAGTCTCTACGGACGCTCCCCCCCGACGCTCGCCATCGTGGTTCGTGCGTGGGGGCCACTCGTCGGGGCCTTGGTGACGGCCGGACTGTCGGACGCCAGTGTCCGTGACCTGCTGGGACAGGTGAGACGACTCCGGCACGCACCACGGTACTACCTCGTGGCGCTCACGGTGCCGATCCTGTTCAACTCTGCAGGTGCCGTCGTCTACGTCGCCAGTGGAGTCGACGTGAAACTGCTCAACGTATCCCCCGTCTCTTTCGTCGTGAGTTTCCTGGTCGTTCTGTTGTTGGCGGGCGGACTCGAGGAGTTCGGGTGGCGTGGCTTCATGCAGCCGCGACTCCAGCGGGAGTACGCTGCCGGCACGGCCGCCGTCGTCACCGGTCTCGCGTGGGTGCTCTGGCACTCCACGTTCTTCGCCGTGTTCGACTTCCAGCGGTACCTGTCGAGCGTGGAGGGCTTCACGATCTACCTCGTCGAGATCGTCGCGTTCTCCGTGCTCCTCGCGTGGATCTACAACAAGACCAGCGGCGGTCTCGCGTTGGCACTCGTCATGCACGCCGCACACAACTGGGGCCCACTGATCGTCCCGGCAGACACGGCTCCTGGCGGCGTCGAACGCCTCGCCGAGTTCGCACCGCCGGTCGCGGCGGTGGTAGTTGTGGTCGTGATCGTGGCCGTCGACGGGTGGGAACGACTCGCCGACTCGTCGCCCGATCCCGACGTCGGACGGGCACCGGCGACGGCCGACGACTGA
- a CDS encoding type II CAAX prenyl endopeptidase Rce1 family protein, protein MSESSPLDGILRGSDDTRLRATWRVVAATVAFLAVFVPLVVVVRAAPVPKLIRNAHVILPAAAGTAAVVVAAKRLEGRSVAAQGFSFDRQWWVDFVGGVGLGVLAQCVIHGLWVATGAATVVETLSTGVVSGAAVVVPVVGAAIGYLGIGLWEEALYRGVLVRNGVDGLVARGLTPRTAVLGVVVGGAVLFGVPHVFVPAAGASATFAAVQGVVAVVYYTAAYVLTEQLALPVGLHFSMNFMTGAVFPAADSGVPALVRFDRSFTGDPSVVGVMVVATVLLTLAVAAWVRLTRGEVSVRECFGTDAPPTGTAVRGDTDD, encoded by the coding sequence ATGAGTGAGTCGAGTCCACTCGACGGGATTCTCAGAGGGAGCGACGACACGCGCCTCCGGGCGACGTGGCGGGTCGTCGCCGCGACGGTCGCTTTCCTCGCGGTGTTCGTCCCACTGGTCGTCGTCGTTCGAGCAGCTCCGGTCCCCAAGCTGATCAGGAACGCACACGTGATCCTCCCGGCGGCTGCCGGCACTGCCGCGGTCGTCGTCGCCGCGAAGCGGCTCGAAGGCAGATCTGTCGCTGCCCAGGGGTTCTCGTTCGACCGCCAGTGGTGGGTCGACTTCGTCGGTGGGGTCGGTCTCGGCGTCCTCGCACAGTGTGTCATCCACGGACTGTGGGTCGCGACGGGAGCAGCCACCGTCGTCGAGACACTCTCCACGGGTGTCGTCTCTGGCGCCGCAGTCGTGGTCCCAGTCGTCGGGGCAGCGATCGGGTACCTCGGTATCGGTCTCTGGGAGGAGGCGCTGTACCGCGGTGTGCTCGTCCGAAACGGTGTCGACGGACTCGTCGCGCGTGGGCTCACCCCCCGAACGGCAGTGCTCGGTGTCGTCGTCGGCGGTGCCGTGCTCTTCGGCGTCCCGCACGTCTTCGTCCCGGCGGCGGGTGCCTCGGCGACCTTCGCGGCGGTCCAAGGTGTCGTCGCGGTCGTCTACTACACGGCCGCGTACGTGCTGACGGAACAGCTCGCCTTGCCCGTGGGGCTCCACTTCTCGATGAACTTCATGACCGGCGCCGTGTTCCCGGCCGCAGACAGTGGCGTGCCAGCACTCGTACGCTTCGATCGAAGCTTCACCGGTGATCCGTCCGTCGTCGGCGTAATGGTAGTCGCGACGGTGCTGCTCACGCTCGCTGTCGCCGCGTGGGTCCGGCTCACCCGAGGCGAGGTCTCGGTTCGCGAGTGTTTCGGAACCGACGCTCCACCGACGGGCACGGCCGTTCGAGGTGATACCGACGACTGA